TTATATCATCATCAAGTATATCTGATTTGTATATGGCGCATATGCCGTAACCGAATTGTCGGAAGTATCCCGATTCATTGGTAATCTCACCAGCTGATGTATGAGCATATTCAACATTTTCATCTCTCCAACGCCTCTTAGGGTCATATTGGCTGAATACGATCGGTAAATATACATACCGCCCTTGGACTGTGTTGAATCGTATACGATGCAATGTTTCCAATTGAAAAACCATATCAACATCGATGAATAGCATTATGTCATTATCCTGTATATACGATGAACGTGCGGCCGCATCCAATGCCACACCCCGTGAAAATTCTTCGTTCCGTTGAATATAGTTAATGTGTTGGTAAATGTGCCGTTGACGTAATTCCAATAAAAGTTGCAAGTGACCTTGAACGCTTGCAATGTCTCCGAATATAACCACTAGTAAATCACAATTTTTATCCTGTTTTATCGCTACACGTTCGTAGGTATCTAAGAATCGCTGGAATGTGGCAAAACGTCCAGCTATTGGCAGTACAAAGACGATTTTCGAGGTATCGGTAGCGGTGCCAGCTGGCAAACCAGGAAGGGTAAAGTGTTTCGATATTCTTTTCATGCCGGAGCTCAGCATGTTTTTCAAATAGCCTAAAgatgaaattaatataaaaatgtttacaggTTCattatgtaaatgcatatacatactcaCTTTTTTGAACTGTAACATTGTAAAAGTCCTCGTTGAATTCCTTTACAAATGTACCGGTGAATGCGCGCTGTACGTATAAATGACGACGCACTGGTACAGTCATTTTTTTGCCACGGTATCGCTTATAGATCAGTAAGAGGTCCAATATTAAATCTTGACCATGCAATGGATTTACCCTATTATAGCCGTAAAGCAGTTCACGAAACTCTATAACTCGTCCCCTTTGTCGGGAATAATTGTTTATGTTCTCCATTACTTCTGTGATGACGTCTTCGAGTCCCTCCCGGAGTGCTGAGTCGATTTTGTGTTTGGGATTCGCATTTTCACTAGAATAGAGGCTTCTTGCAATAAAAGACCATTCGAGTAGGTCCGATGTCGATGAGGGtgtgaatttcttcaaatccgGAGTAATGcctaaatatttgtatatatttacatatgtagctaACTGTTACGGAAATCAAAAATGTTTCATTTACCTAGAATGTTGTGATCTTCATAATGTTGATCGCTATTTGTCTCTTCAGGTATTAATTCGATACCGGGTACCAAATACTTGCTGTCACTGGGTATCTCCAAAAAACCCGCCATCCGCTTAATATCCCGATGCAGTTCGAGAGATTCCTGACGGATTTCCTCTGCCTTAAGACCCTTTAATCATAGAGTGTAGTTTGTTATACTTATATAAGTGCACAAGCAAGAATATAATAGAGAACGAACCTGCACGAATGAATGGAGTCGATACATTAACGGAGCCTGTTTGATCGGATGGAGAGAGATAGCATTGTGGATTTCTTTACGCTTCAGTTTACCAGTGAATGCATACGGTCCGCTTGAATTGTG
The DNA window shown above is from Bactrocera tryoni isolate S06 chromosome 4, CSIRO_BtryS06_freeze2, whole genome shotgun sequence and carries:
- the LOC120774037 gene encoding chondroitin sulfate synthase 1, encoding MLMQNSVTKRKTLIFAFFGIALGLCIGTVLKNYRALEIVKRCSMKPSGQQSPFEIIGMNPEEETIKTSQKNLVFVGVMTAQNFIEGRARAVYDTWGKEVPGRIAFFSSEGSHSNELPVIGLKNVDDRYPPQKKSFMMLYYMYEHYIDKFEWFIRADDDVYIEPEKLERFLRSIDSSKPQFIGQAGKGNSEEFGLLSLEFDENFCMGGPGVILSSETLRRVAPHIPTCLKNLYSTHEDVEVGRCVQKFAGIPCTWNYEMQYIMRHNSSGPYAFTGKLKRKEIHNAISLHPIKQAPLMYRLHSFVQGLKAEEIRQESLELHRDIKRMAGFLEIPSDSKYLVPGIELIPEETNSDQHYEDHNILGITPDLKKFTPSSTSDLLEWSFIARSLYSSENANPKHKIDSALREGLEDVITEVMENINNYSRQRGRVIEFRELLYGYNRVNPLHGQDLILDLLLIYKRYRGKKMTVPVRRHLYVQRAFTGTFVKEFNEDFYNVTVQKSYLKNMLSSGMKRISKHFTLPGLPAGTATDTSKIVFVLPIAGRFATFQRFLDTYERVAIKQDKNCDLLVVIFGDIASVQGHLQLLLELRQRHIYQHINYIQRNEEFSRGVALDAAARSSYIQDNDIMLFIDVDMVFQLETLHRIRFNTVQGRYVYLPIVFSQYDPKRRWRDENVEYAHTSAGEITNESGYFRQFGYGICAIYKSDILDDDINGFDKDITGWGLEDVKFLDKIVKVGNRRNDFLVNTAEVPAQYNDAARKMRHLSIFRAPDPTLVHIFHDISCDIKLDASQYNMCLGTKANSIGSTHFMEQLFHGNKDNINFISEFNQRKEQR